The genomic stretch TCGCCCTTTGCAGGCGCAACGAGGTTGTAGTCGGCTTCCCAGCCCATGCCGCCGGTAACATAGGAAAGTTCGGCGTCAAACTGTCCGGGTTTGTCGGTGCGGACCTGCCAGGCGAGAGCCGGTTTAAGGATCGTGTCCCCGGTCAGAGCAGGGAACAGCGGTAGGCCAGGCAATCCAAAGCGAAGCTGTCCATTAACCTCGATGAGTGGTTGCTGGTAACTGGCTTGCTGGTATTGCCCATACCGCGGGATGTATCCGCTACGAATGATCTTTCCCTTAACGATCTTCGTCGTGTCCACCTGGAAATCGATGGTCTGTCCCTCATAGAGAGACAGCAGAGCCTCCTGGGTTATCGGATCCGCTCGATAGTTCTGCTCCAGGACTTGTAGCGACCGCTGCATCGTCGGATCGCGAAGGACGACTGAGTCAGGCTCGACCAGTGCTGTGATTTCGGTGAAACGAACGTCGTTGATTCCGGGGGAAAGGTTCAGGGAGACCGTCTCGCGTACCAACCCGAAATTCTGGTTGTAGATCGTCAGTGAGGTGTTTTGCGCCGCGAGAGTGCAGCCGGTGAGTAAAGCTACTGCCCATAGAGCTAATTTCATGTTCTTCCTCGTCTTACAGGAGGAGAACGGGGCAGAGTTGCCGGCTTGCAGTTACCTTGGTGTAACCGGCATCGGATCCTGGGATTTGGTCGTGTGAGTCAGCCTTGTGTTTCGTCCTTTTAGATTGGCGGCGAGTCTTTCAGCTCTTGTGCTCGCTTTTGTTAATCTGCCTACCGCGTCGTACAGGTCCGAGATACCATTTAATTCCACCGAGCTCCTCAAGTACCTGTCACCGGGATGGAACCTGGCTTCGGTACGGGGTCGGATTCTCTTTTGTATAACGAAGAAGCGCTCCAAGTATTGATTGCTGGAGTCAAACAGGCAAAGCAGTAACACACGGTTCTTCTTCTTATCTGAACTGGCTGGTGTTACTCTCCAGCGCGGCTCTCCGGACTTAGTGGTGAAATACACGCACGTGACGACGCCGACGGTGCCTCTTCGTTTCAGACGGAGATAGCTTTTCTGAAAACGCTTGCCTGCGACGATCGCAACTCTGTTCGGGTCCGCCCGGACGATTGCTTCCATGATCTCGCTTCGGATCATCAGATTCTTCCGTCGTCTTTCGCTCCGCGCAATCTGGGTGGTGTGATCAATTCCCAGACGCTCACACAACTTCCCAATCGAACCGAACCTCTCGATAAAAGTATGCAAGTGCGCTGCGCCGGGAACGGTGTTGATGCCCGAAAGGGGAGCATTTAAACCATGATGCTCGAGGTAGGCTCGCATTTGACCCAACAACTCCTCGTCGCTCCGGTAGAAGGTTCGATTCCGCAAAGCCGCTTGGGCCTTGTCGAAGAGTTCTTGGCTTACGATCGCAGCATGAGTGTTTGGGACGATAATCCATTCATCGGGAGGTAGGCGTTTGACACCCTCTCCCAGTCGCTGGGTCCTTTTTCCAAAGACCGTCGATCCCATGTACTTGGGTTGAGTCAGAATTCGACTGACGGCCTGAAAGTACCATTTGCGGCCATTCAGAAACGGCACGCCACGGTTATTCAAGTGCCTGGCGATCGCTGTCGGCAACATTTCGTCCTCGGCCGCTAGTCGGTAAATCTCTCTCACAACTTCTACCTCTTCGGCCGGACCATGGACCAGGATTACGTGGTCGCTTTGAATCGCCTTCCGTTCGCCATAGTTGAGCAAATACTTCGGAATTCTGTCCCTGCTGACCAGCATTCTGCGAAACCCATAGCCAGGCGCACATCCGATTTTGAAGCCCAGATTCACTACTCTTTTTTGCCCTTCGTAAACCTTCACCGATAGCTCGCGACTGTATTCACCTGCCATCACTCTTTTCA from Terriglobales bacterium encodes the following:
- a CDS encoding recombinase family protein, yielding MSVPAAQYLRMSTEQQQYSLINQAATIARYAEAHGFEIVRTYLDEARSGLVLRERAGLQQLLRDVVSPDAGYKAILVYDVSRWGRFQDTDEAAHYEFICKSSGVPVNYCAETFANDNSMPSLIMKSLKRVMAGEYSRELSVKVYEGQKRVVNLGFKIGCAPGYGFRRMLVSRDRIPKYLLNYGERKAIQSDHVILVHGPAEEVEVVREIYRLAAEDEMLPTAIARHLNNRGVPFLNGRKWYFQAVSRILTQPKYMGSTVFGKRTQRLGEGVKRLPPDEWIIVPNTHAAIVSQELFDKAQAALRNRTFYRSDEELLGQMRAYLEHHGLNAPLSGINTVPGAAHLHTFIERFGSIGKLCERLGIDHTTQIARSERRRKNLMIRSEIMEAIVRADPNRVAIVAGKRFQKSYLRLKRRGTVGVVTCVYFTTKSGEPRWRVTPASSDKKKNRVLLLCLFDSSNQYLERFFVIQKRIRPRTEARFHPGDRYLRSSVELNGISDLYDAVGRLTKASTRAERLAANLKGRNTRLTHTTKSQDPMPVTPR